From Methanobrevibacter sp., a single genomic window includes:
- a CDS encoding TIGR00375 family protein: MLVNADFHIHSCFSMASSKDMLIENIASKSKLKGLQLLGTGDGLHPKWLNIVRESTEYMGDGIYSCDGMHFVLTTEVEAKHRIHHVIIMPDIDIASELSDKLPSKNKSIDGRPKTNLDGGELLDLAHDYDCLIGPAHAFTPWTGMYKFYDSIYDCYDAKPDFVELGLSADTDMADRVSELKDFVFLSNSDAHSPWPHRLGREFNQIELEDISYSSIKKAFKNKDVKANYGLVPNLGKYHMTACTKCHKLIDPCVSRENKMKCSCGGTIKKGVDFRISEIADLNEPIHPSFRPDYIHLMPLAEIISSVHDKGVTTKFVQGIWQKLIDNFRTEINVLINADLNDIEKIDVDIASAIESFRNGTVDIIPGGGGQYGQILFEKEVKKPKLVTLDNF; encoded by the coding sequence ATGTTGGTAAATGCGGATTTTCACATTCACAGTTGTTTTTCGATGGCATCGTCAAAAGACATGCTAATTGAAAATATTGCTTCAAAATCCAAACTGAAGGGTTTGCAGCTTTTAGGAACTGGAGATGGACTCCATCCAAAATGGCTGAATATTGTCCGTGAAAGTACTGAATATATGGGCGATGGCATATATTCTTGTGATGGAATGCACTTTGTTTTAACCACTGAAGTTGAGGCAAAACATAGGATTCATCATGTTATAATAATGCCTGATATTGATATTGCAAGCGAGTTGTCGGATAAATTACCTTCCAAAAACAAATCAATTGATGGCAGACCTAAAACTAATCTTGATGGTGGGGAACTATTGGATTTAGCTCATGATTATGATTGTTTGATTGGTCCTGCTCATGCATTTACTCCATGGACTGGAATGTATAAGTTTTATGATAGCATTTATGACTGTTATGATGCCAAACCGGATTTTGTAGAATTGGGATTGTCTGCTGATACAGATATGGCGGATAGAGTATCTGAACTGAAGGATTTTGTATTTTTATCAAATTCTGATGCTCACTCACCATGGCCTCATAGATTGGGTCGTGAATTTAATCAAATAGAGCTTGAAGATATTTCATACTCTTCAATTAAAAAGGCTTTTAAAAACAAAGATGTTAAAGCAAATTATGGTCTTGTCCCTAATTTGGGGAAATATCACATGACTGCATGTACCAAATGCCATAAATTAATTGATCCCTGTGTTTCTCGAGAAAATAAAATGAAATGTTCCTGTGGAGGAACAATTAAAAAAGGAGTAGATTTCAGAATATCTGAAATTGCAGATTTGAATGAACCTATTCATCCAAGTTTCAGACCAGATTACATACATCTTATGCCTTTAGCTGAAATAATATCTTCAGTTCATGATAAAGGTGTTACCACAAAATTTGTACAGGGAATCTGGCAAAAGTTAATTGATAATTTTCGCACTGAAATCAATGTCTTAATAAACGCTGACTTAAATGACATTGAAAAAATCGATGTTGATATTGCTTCTGCAATCGAATCTTTTAGAAATGGTACAGTTGATATCATTCCTGGCGGTGGTGGTCAATATGGTCAGATTCTATTTGAAAAAGAAGTTAAAAAACCTAAATTAGTCACTTTAGATAATTTTTAA
- a CDS encoding DUF2112 family protein: MNVIVIPDASMIVIPLIEKNGHNYISPSNFSKYDNMDICEGNLEFTNLITKYSSSELPSGVKSRLFLFSKIIDKVDAAIIIGKRPKNYKRMYNALNELILFGGNSCNNAHSLIVKIVTDLNIPTLRLAYPTTQEEIIDLIDKTNYFLRNLESKSEIDVDLMLKKDKHPLLEVKKILNNKNF; this comes from the coding sequence ATGAATGTTATTGTTATTCCTGATGCTTCGATGATTGTTATTCCATTAATTGAAAAGAATGGACATAATTATATCTCTCCCAGTAATTTTTCCAAATATGATAATATGGACATTTGCGAGGGAAATTTGGAATTCACTAATCTGATTACTAAATATTCGTCTAGTGAACTTCCGTCAGGTGTTAAATCAAGACTATTTTTATTTTCTAAAATTATTGATAAGGTTGATGCAGCTATAATTATAGGCAAACGTCCTAAAAACTATAAAAGAATGTATAATGCATTAAATGAATTGATTTTGTTTGGTGGAAATTCCTGTAATAATGCACATAGTTTGATTGTTAAAATTGTCACTGATTTGAACATTCCTACATTAAGGCTTGCATATCCAACCACACAAGAGGAAATCATTGATTTAATCGATAAAACAAACTATTTTTTAAGAAATCTCGAATCGAAATCTGAAATTGATGTGGATTTAATGTTAAAAAAGGATAAGCATCCTCTTTTGGAAGTTAAAAAAATATTAAATAATAAAAATTTCTAA
- a CDS encoding proteasome assembly chaperone family protein, whose protein sequence is MNTTEINVLEEIELENPIFIEALPGLGHVGKLAADHIIDELGATKFAEIYSPTFPPQVVVKDEGIIENMLNELYYLKDVGEDNLDLIILVGNTQALSPEGQYLVCKEILEFVCNFNIDRIFTLGGMVTSPQPVENPKVFGAATNEANIELLKEAEVEIRSNDGGIVGASGLFLGLGVRQGIEGTCLMGETPGYFIDAEAAEALLKKLSHLLNFEINTDKLDERAEETRQMIAKAQQMEQDLINKANAGNADDLRYIG, encoded by the coding sequence ATGAATACTACTGAAATTAATGTTTTAGAAGAAATTGAGCTAGAAAATCCTATTTTCATAGAAGCATTACCTGGTCTTGGACATGTAGGTAAATTGGCGGCGGATCATATAATTGATGAATTAGGAGCTACTAAATTTGCTGAAATTTATTCTCCAACTTTTCCACCTCAAGTCGTTGTAAAAGATGAGGGAATAATAGAAAATATGCTTAATGAGTTATATTATCTAAAGGATGTTGGTGAAGATAATTTGGATTTAATTATTCTTGTAGGTAATACTCAAGCTTTGTCTCCAGAAGGACAATATTTAGTTTGCAAGGAAATTTTAGAATTTGTTTGTAATTTCAATATTGATAGAATTTTTACTTTAGGAGGAATGGTTACTTCTCCTCAACCGGTTGAAAATCCTAAAGTATTTGGAGCAGCTACTAATGAGGCAAATATTGAACTGTTAAAAGAAGCTGAAGTTGAAATAAGATCTAATGATGGTGGTATTGTTGGAGCTTCTGGATTATTCTTGGGATTGGGTGTCCGTCAAGGAATTGAAGGAACTTGTCTTATGGGTGAAACTCCAGGTTATTTCATTGATGCTGAGGCTGCTGAAGCTTTATTAAAGAAATTATCACATTTGCTTAATTTTGAAATCAATACTGATAAATTAGATGAAAGAGCTGAAGAAACTAGACAAATGATTGCTAAAGCTCAACAAATGGAACAGGATTTAATTAATAAGGCAAATGCTGGAAATGCTGATGATTTAAGATATATTGGATAA
- a CDS encoding RNA-protein complex protein Nop10, protein MNMKMNKCPDCGIYTLKDACPKCGGQLKVIYPPKFSIEDKYGKYRRILKKEALNKE, encoded by the coding sequence ATGAATATGAAAATGAATAAATGTCCTGATTGTGGGATTTATACTTTAAAAGATGCTTGCCCTAAATGTGGTGGGCAACTTAAAGTAATTTATCCTCCTAAATTTTCTATTGAGGATAAATATGGTAAATATCGACGTATTTTAAAAAAGGAAGCTTTAAATAAGGAGTAA
- a CDS encoding translation initiation factor IF-2 subunit alpha yields MVRKSQEWPDEGELIVGTVYKVLNYGAFAKLEEYQGKEAFIHISEVSSGWVKNIRDHVRENQKIVCRVLRVNPKKGHVDASLKRIREDQRTKKIQHWKIEQKAEKFLELSAKSLDKNLDEAYDEVGYELMDIFGDVYGAFETASDEGAESLTEEGIPQDWADAITEVAKKNITPPEVHINGYVDIETFVPDGVEVIISALKAAEDNGDEEEEIKVQCVGAPRYRITVKSTDYILAEKTLKAAAERCIAVVEESGGNGSFLRELD; encoded by the coding sequence ATGGTAAGAAAAAGTCAAGAATGGCCTGATGAAGGAGAACTTATTGTCGGTACTGTTTACAAAGTTCTTAATTATGGGGCTTTTGCTAAATTAGAAGAATATCAGGGCAAAGAAGCTTTTATTCATATTTCTGAAGTATCTTCTGGTTGGGTTAAAAATATCCGTGACCACGTTAGAGAAAATCAAAAAATCGTTTGTCGTGTTTTAAGAGTAAACCCTAAAAAAGGGCATGTCGATGCTTCTTTAAAAAGAATCCGTGAAGATCAAAGAACTAAAAAAATCCAACATTGGAAAATTGAACAAAAAGCTGAAAAATTCTTAGAATTATCTGCTAAATCTTTAGATAAAAACTTGGATGAAGCATACGATGAAGTAGGTTATGAGCTTATGGACATCTTCGGTGATGTTTATGGTGCTTTTGAAACTGCTTCTGATGAAGGTGCTGAATCCTTAACTGAAGAAGGAATCCCTCAGGATTGGGCTGATGCTATAACTGAAGTAGCTAAGAAAAATATTACTCCTCCTGAAGTTCACATTAACGGTTATGTTGATATTGAAACATTTGTACCTGATGGTGTTGAAGTTATTATTTCAGCTCTTAAGGCTGCTGAAGATAATGGGGATGAAGAGGAAGAAATTAAAGTCCAATGTGTTGGTGCACCAAGATACAGAATTACTGTAAAATCTACTGATTATATTTTAGCAGAAAAAACTCTTAAAGCTGCAGCTGAAAGATGCATTGCAGTTGTTGAAGAATCAGGCGGAAATGGTTCATTTTTAAGAGAGTTAGATTAA
- a CDS encoding 30S ribosomal protein S27e, protein MVSKGRGNFLKVKCLDCDNEQVIFDRAASDVKCIICGKTLVKSRGAKAKITAHIEKVLN, encoded by the coding sequence ATGGTTAGTAAAGGTAGAGGAAACTTTTTAAAAGTTAAATGTTTAGATTGTGATAATGAACAAGTAATTTTTGATCGTGCTGCATCTGATGTAAAATGTATTATTTGTGGTAAAACCCTTGTTAAATCTCGTGGAGCTAAAGCAAAAATTACTGCACACATCGAAAAAGTTTTAAACTAG
- a CDS encoding 50S ribosomal protein L44e encodes MKIPKEKRTYCPHCKRHTVHEVHTAKRRKASELTWGQRQFRRVTAGYRGYPRPLPAGNKPVKKLDLRLKCKECGKSHIKQSFRTGKPEFVAK; translated from the coding sequence ATGAAAATACCAAAAGAAAAAAGAACATACTGTCCTCACTGTAAAAGACACACAGTGCATGAAGTTCACACTGCAAAAAGAAGAAAAGCTAGTGAATTAACCTGGGGACAAAGACAATTCAGACGTGTGACTGCTGGTTATAGAGGTTACCCAAGGCCTTTACCTGCTGGAAACAAACCAGTTAAAAAATTAGATTTAAGACTTAAATGTAAAGAATGTGGTAAATCTCACATCAAACAATCTTTCAGAACAGGTAAACCTGAATTCGTAGCTAAATAA
- the pcn gene encoding proliferating cell nuclear antigen (pcna) has protein sequence MFKAELSDSSILKTSFDAISSIVDEVQIQTDSEGMRLDALDRSHITFVHLELKASLFDEYICDVPEKINIDTDEFMRVLKRAKSQDRVLMSLDEGNFIITFEGDATRTFKIRLIDIEYDNPTPPQISHPTTFKVRFSILKDCINDIDIFSDKIALQVDEDYFIASADGEFGDASIKYLHGENIQSHEKALFSLDKIREMLKADKFSEEAEISLGTDMPLSLTLNMVTGDGKLSFLLAPRLEQDD, from the coding sequence ATGTTTAAAGCAGAATTAAGTGATTCTAGTATATTAAAAACCAGTTTTGATGCTATTTCATCAATTGTTGATGAAGTACAAATTCAAACTGATAGTGAAGGCATGAGATTAGATGCCTTAGACCGTAGTCACATAACTTTCGTACATTTAGAACTAAAAGCTAGTTTATTTGACGAATATATTTGTGATGTTCCTGAAAAGATTAATATTGACACTGATGAATTTATGAGAGTACTTAAACGTGCTAAATCTCAGGATAGAGTATTAATGTCTTTGGATGAAGGTAATTTCATCATTACTTTTGAAGGAGATGCAACAAGAACATTCAAAATCAGATTAATTGATATTGAATATGATAATCCAACTCCTCCACAAATTTCACATCCAACAACATTCAAAGTACGTTTCTCAATTCTAAAAGATTGTATTAACGATATTGATATATTCTCTGATAAAATTGCTTTACAAGTTGATGAAGACTACTTCATTGCATCTGCAGACGGTGAATTCGGTGATGCAAGTATCAAGTACCTTCACGGAGAAAATATTCAATCACATGAAAAAGCATTATTCTCTTTAGATAAAATCAGAGAAATGCTCAAAGCAGATAAATTTTCAGAGGAAGCAGAAATTAGTTTAGGTACTGACATGCCATTAAGTTTAACCCTTAATATGGTAACCGGTGATGGTAAACTAAGTTTCTTACTTGCTCCTAGATTAGAACAAGATGATTAA
- the trpA gene encoding tryptophan synthase subunit alpha has translation MSKIANAFKNGTAFIGFLTAGDPTVEKTVEFILAMEEAGCDLVEIGIPFSDPMAEGVVIQEANVRALKHNTTTDDVFEIVRKVREKTDIPLVFLTYINPVFFYGYEKFFEKCNELGIDGIISPDLPYEEKGEILDIARRNDVDVISLIAPTSKQRIQMIANDASGFIYVVSSLGVTGMRSEIKTDLNSILQDIREVTDLPLAVGFGINTPEQAKNIGGIADGVIVGSAIVKIIEEYGEDATEHLKNYVSSMKKASNE, from the coding sequence ATGAGTAAAATAGCTAACGCATTTAAAAATGGAACTGCATTCATAGGATTTTTAACTGCAGGCGATCCTACAGTCGAAAAAACAGTTGAATTTATTTTGGCAATGGAAGAGGCAGGATGTGACTTGGTTGAAATAGGAATTCCATTTTCTGATCCTATGGCTGAGGGTGTAGTCATTCAAGAAGCTAATGTAAGAGCATTAAAGCATAACACAACAACTGATGATGTTTTTGAAATCGTTAGGAAAGTGCGTGAAAAAACTGATATTCCATTGGTATTTTTAACATATATTAATCCTGTTTTCTTTTATGGTTATGAAAAATTCTTTGAAAAATGTAATGAATTAGGCATTGACGGTATAATTTCTCCGGATTTGCCATATGAAGAAAAAGGTGAAATTTTAGACATTGCTCGCAGGAATGATGTTGATGTAATTTCATTAATCGCACCTACTTCAAAGCAAAGAATTCAGATGATTGCAAATGATGCAAGTGGTTTTATCTATGTTGTATCCTCATTGGGAGTTACTGGAATGAGATCTGAAATCAAAACAGATTTAAATTCAATTTTACAAGACATTCGTGAGGTAACTGATTTACCATTGGCAGTTGGTTTTGGTATTAATACTCCTGAACAGGCTAAAAATATAGGTGGCATTGCCGATGGTGTAATTGTAGGTAGTGCAATCGTTAAAATCATTGAAGAGTATGGTGAAGATGCAACTGAACATTTGAAGAATTATGTTTCAAGCATGAAAAAAGCATCTAATGAATGA
- the trpB gene encoding tryptophan synthase subunit beta — protein sequence MSRGRYGEYGGQYISETLMNELLYLEEQYNHYMNDPDFVEELNTLLKEYAGRPSLLYYAKRMTEDLGGAKIYLKREDLNHTGAHKINNVLGQVLLAKRMGKSRVIAETGAGQHGVATATAAALLDMECEVFMGEVDTKRQALNVYRMELLGAKVHSVKSGTKTLKDAVNDAFRDWIARVHDTNYVIGSTMGPHPFPMMVRDFQAVISAEAREQFLEKEGKLPNAVIACVGGGSNAMGAFYNFIDDEDVRLIGCEAGGKGIDTPYNAAALTKGKIGIFHGMKSIFNQSNYGQIAPVYSVSAGLDYPGVGPEHAYLRDSGRAEYVPVTDEEAVNAFEYLSRMEGIIPAIESAHAVAYAMKIAPKMDKDDIIMICLSGRGDKDVRSIAEYRGVELNE from the coding sequence TTGAGTAGAGGACGATATGGAGAATATGGTGGGCAATATATCTCTGAAACATTAATGAATGAATTGCTTTACTTGGAAGAACAGTACAATCATTATATGAATGATCCCGATTTTGTTGAAGAGCTTAATACATTGTTGAAAGAATATGCTGGAAGGCCATCATTATTATATTATGCTAAAAGAATGACTGAAGACCTTGGTGGAGCCAAAATATATTTAAAACGTGAGGATTTAAATCACACTGGTGCTCATAAGATTAACAATGTTTTAGGACAGGTACTTCTCGCTAAAAGAATGGGTAAAAGTAGGGTGATTGCAGAAACTGGTGCAGGTCAACATGGAGTTGCAACAGCTACAGCGGCAGCATTGCTTGATATGGAATGTGAAGTATTTATGGGTGAAGTGGATACAAAAAGACAAGCTTTAAATGTTTATAGGATGGAATTGTTGGGCGCTAAAGTTCATTCGGTCAAATCAGGAACTAAAACTTTAAAAGATGCAGTAAATGATGCATTTCGTGATTGGATTGCAAGAGTTCATGATACTAATTATGTAATAGGTTCAACAATGGGTCCACATCCGTTCCCAATGATGGTTCGTGATTTTCAAGCTGTAATAAGTGCTGAAGCACGTGAACAATTCCTTGAAAAAGAAGGAAAACTTCCAAATGCAGTAATTGCGTGTGTAGGTGGTGGAAGTAATGCAATGGGTGCATTTTATAATTTCATAGATGATGAAGACGTTAGATTAATCGGTTGTGAAGCAGGTGGAAAAGGAATTGACACTCCATATAATGCTGCTGCGCTAACAAAAGGAAAAATTGGAATATTTCATGGAATGAAATCAATTTTCAATCAAAGCAATTATGGACAAATTGCACCGGTATACTCAGTGTCTGCGGGTCTTGATTATCCGGGTGTTGGACCTGAACATGCTTATTTAAGAGATTCTGGAAGAGCAGAGTATGTTCCAGTTACAGATGAAGAGGCTGTTAATGCATTTGAATACTTATCAAGAATGGAAGGAATAATTCCAGCTATTGAAAGCGCTCATGCAGTGGCATATGCAATGAAAATAGCTCCTAAAATGGATAAAGATGATATTATTATGATTTGTTTATCTGGAAGAGGAGATAAAGATGTCAGATCAATTGCAGAGTATAGGGGAGTTGAGTTAAATGAGTAA
- a CDS encoding phosphoribosylanthranilate isomerase encodes MVKIKICGLKRLEDIEIVNKYKPDYIGFVFADSKRKVSHKTAKLLKDYLSSDILSVGVFVDSPENEILELYDEGIVDVVQLHGNESEEFILNLKEKTNYKIKIINAIEMYDGIDVKKYDNSKADYLLFDSGKGSGKTFDWNLIRNDLKKDFFLAGGLSISNVCDAIKEFNPYAVDLSSSLETDGFKDENKIKKIMEVIN; translated from the coding sequence ATGGTTAAAATCAAAATCTGCGGACTCAAACGGTTGGAAGATATAGAAATTGTAAATAAATATAAACCTGATTATATAGGTTTTGTTTTTGCTGATTCAAAAAGAAAAGTTTCACACAAAACAGCTAAGCTATTAAAAGATTATTTGAGCTCAGATATTCTTTCAGTAGGTGTTTTTGTAGATTCACCTGAAAACGAAATATTGGAATTGTATGATGAAGGAATTGTAGATGTTGTTCAACTTCACGGCAATGAAAGTGAAGAATTTATATTGAATCTAAAAGAAAAAACTAATTATAAAATAAAAATAATTAATGCAATTGAAATGTATGATGGAATTGATGTAAAAAAATATGACAATTCTAAAGCTGATTATTTACTTTTTGATAGTGGAAAAGGCAGTGGAAAAACTTTTGATTGGAATTTAATAAGAAATGATTTGAAAAAGGACTTTTTCTTGGCAGGAGGATTATCAATTTCTAATGTTTGTGATGCAATTAAAGAGTTTAATCCTTATGCAGTTGATTTAAGTTCAAGTCTTGAAACTGACGGATTTAAAGATGAAAATAAAATTAAAAAAATTATGGAGGTTATAAATTGA
- the trpC gene encoding indole-3-glycerol phosphate synthase TrpC: MLDEIVEKTKQRVEEAKNIISLDDLKNEVALMDIDNEFPFKKALSSDDISIIAEVKKASPSKGLIAQNFDYLNIAKDYEEAGASAISVLTEPYFFQGSNDYLSEIAKTVSIPVLRKDFVVDEYMIWEAKALGASAILLIVSILDTVQLKKYLDLTHQLGLSAIVETHDGDEIMRALTVGAEIIGVNNRNLKDFTVDIENSINLRRCVSGDVLFISESGIKTPEDVARLKENNVDAVLIGETLMKCDDKKSMISELKNG; encoded by the coding sequence ATGTTAGATGAAATTGTTGAAAAAACTAAACAGAGAGTGGAAGAGGCAAAAAATATCATTTCATTAGATGATTTAAAAAATGAAGTTGCACTAATGGATATTGATAATGAATTCCCATTTAAAAAGGCTTTGAGTAGTGATGATATATCAATCATCGCAGAGGTTAAAAAAGCTTCTCCCTCAAAAGGTTTAATTGCACAAAATTTTGATTATTTGAATATTGCAAAGGATTATGAAGAGGCTGGTGCTTCTGCAATTTCAGTTTTAACTGAACCTTATTTTTTCCAAGGCTCTAATGATTATCTATCTGAAATTGCTAAAACTGTTAGTATTCCAGTTTTGAGAAAGGATTTTGTTGTTGATGAGTATATGATTTGGGAAGCAAAAGCATTAGGGGCTTCAGCAATTTTATTGATCGTTTCTATTTTGGATACTGTTCAGTTAAAGAAATATTTGGATTTAACTCATCAATTAGGTCTTTCAGCTATTGTGGAAACACACGATGGTGATGAAATCATGCGTGCGTTAACAGTTGGTGCTGAAATAATAGGTGTGAATAATAGAAATTTAAAAGATTTCACTGTTGACATTGAAAATAGTATCAACTTACGTAGATGTGTTAGTGGAGATGTTTTATTTATTTCTGAAAGTGGAATTAAAACACCTGAAGATGTTGCCAGATTAAAAGAAAATAATGTTGATGCAGTTTTAATAGGCGAAACTTTAATGAAATGTGATGATAAAAAATCTATGATTTCGGAGTTGAAAAATGGTTAA
- the trpD gene encoding anthranilate phosphoribosyltransferase, translating to MIKEAILKVYQHQDLTYDEAYQTMDEIMSGEASEVQMSAYLTAMSMKGETIEEITASAEAMRAHCVRLLNDKDVLEIVGTGGDGSNTFNISTTSSIVISAAGVPVAKHGNRSASSKCGAADVLEALGVNINIEPEKSLKCLEENNICFLFAQNYHLSMKYVANVRKELSIRTIFNILGPLTNPAGATMQVLGVYEKDLVEPLVDVLNNLGVKSALSVYGMDGMDEISASDKTFVCELKDGKTMSYEVSPEYFGMELASKEDLVGGDANENAQITLSILNGEKGPKRNAVLLNSAAGLYVAGVVDSLRDGVDLAAEIIDSGKALKQLENFIEFTNS from the coding sequence ATGATTAAAGAAGCAATCTTAAAAGTTTATCAACATCAGGATCTGACTTATGATGAAGCATACCAGACAATGGATGAAATCATGAGTGGCGAAGCAAGCGAAGTTCAAATGAGTGCTTATTTAACAGCGATGTCTATGAAAGGTGAAACAATTGAAGAAATCACTGCATCTGCTGAAGCTATGAGAGCGCATTGTGTAAGATTGTTAAACGATAAAGATGTTTTAGAGATAGTTGGAACTGGTGGTGACGGTTCAAATACATTCAATATTTCAACCACTTCTTCAATAGTAATTTCAGCAGCTGGAGTTCCTGTAGCTAAACATGGAAACCGCTCTGCATCCAGTAAATGTGGTGCAGCTGATGTATTGGAGGCATTAGGTGTAAATATTAATATCGAACCTGAAAAAAGTTTAAAATGCCTTGAAGAGAATAATATATGTTTTTTATTTGCTCAGAATTATCATTTGTCAATGAAATATGTTGCAAATGTTCGTAAAGAATTGTCTATTAGGACAATATTCAATATTCTAGGACCATTGACAAATCCTGCAGGAGCCACAATGCAGGTTCTTGGAGTTTATGAAAAGGATTTGGTGGAACCATTAGTCGATGTTTTAAATAATTTGGGTGTAAAATCAGCATTGTCTGTCTATGGAATGGACGGTATGGATGAAATTTCAGCAAGCGATAAAACTTTTGTTTGTGAACTTAAGGATGGAAAAACCATGTCTTATGAAGTATCTCCGGAATATTTTGGAATGGAATTGGCATCTAAAGAGGACCTTGTTGGTGGAGATGCAAATGAAAATGCCCAAATAACTTTATCAATTTTAAATGGTGAAAAAGGTCCTAAAAGAAATGCAGTTTTACTAAATTCTGCTGCTGGATTATATGTTGCGGGTGTAGTTGATTCTTTAAGAGATGGAGTTGATCTTGCAGCTGAAATTATTGATTCTGGAAAGGCATTAAAACAACTTGAAAACTTTATAGAATTTACAAACAGCTGA
- a CDS encoding aminodeoxychorismate/anthranilate synthase component II has protein sequence MILLIDNYDSFSYNLYQLIGEVNSDIKVSRNDKITIEEVNDLNPDCIILSPGPGKPENAGICVGLVKEFHDKIPILGVCLGHQAICTAFGGEVSHAKRLMHGKSSNISLDYDFIFKGLPSEITVGRYHSLSLVEESLPDCLEIISKAKDDREVMAVKHKDYNVYGLQFHPESILTSDGLTIMQNFLQKVERGIL, from the coding sequence ATGATTCTTTTAATTGACAATTACGACAGTTTTTCATATAATCTCTATCAGCTAATTGGTGAGGTAAACTCAGATATTAAGGTTTCAAGAAATGATAAAATAACAATTGAGGAAGTTAATGATTTAAATCCGGATTGTATTATATTGTCACCTGGGCCTGGAAAGCCTGAAAATGCGGGAATCTGTGTTGGTTTAGTAAAAGAATTTCATGATAAAATTCCTATTTTGGGAGTTTGTTTAGGTCATCAGGCAATTTGCACTGCATTTGGCGGTGAAGTTTCTCATGCAAAAAGATTAATGCATGGTAAGTCATCAAATATTTCTCTTGATTATGATTTTATTTTCAAAGGGCTTCCAAGTGAAATAACTGTGGGAAGATATCATTCTTTAAGTTTAGTTGAAGAGTCTCTTCCGGATTGTTTGGAAATTATTTCTAAAGCCAAAGATGACAGAGAGGTAATGGCGGTAAAACACAAGGATTATAATGTTTACGGATTACAGTTCCATCCAGAATCAATTTTAACATCTGATGGATTAACAATTATGCAAAATTTCTTACAAAAAGTTGAAAGAGGTATATTATGA